The following proteins are encoded in a genomic region of Levilactobacillus zymae:
- a CDS encoding biotin--[acetyl-CoA-carboxylase] ligase: MKNKSTQEKVVLELLTNLDTWVSGDYLAKKFQVSRETIWKAINNLKNKRDYPIVSRKKRGYMLHTAPYLEADLINIYSHKQLTDNLHVFKEVTSTQDLAKQFSSKHCITRPTVFVADKQTNGYGRRGRSFYSPPTTGLYLSIILPNQQQTVIQPGLLTTGIAVSITHVLEKFYPNKEFQFKWVNDIYLNYHKVGGIITESIFDLELGAASAFIVGVGINLTTVKFPKELAIKAQAIDNDNSVNRNQLIAEIIQAIINGFLDYTNPQLLAEYRKKSIVLGKVVSLNTGSEVIQGVAQKIEDNGGITIKRIDGTFQTFTSGEVIKTGFKYKGDHIG, from the coding sequence ATGAAAAATAAATCAACCCAAGAAAAAGTGGTGTTAGAACTTTTGACTAATTTAGATACGTGGGTATCTGGTGACTATCTAGCTAAAAAGTTTCAAGTCAGTCGTGAAACCATCTGGAAGGCTATTAATAATTTAAAAAACAAACGAGATTATCCAATTGTTAGTCGTAAGAAACGTGGGTACATGCTTCATACAGCACCGTATTTAGAAGCCGACTTAATTAATATTTACAGCCATAAGCAATTAACAGATAATCTGCATGTCTTTAAAGAAGTTACATCAACCCAAGATTTAGCAAAGCAATTTTCTAGTAAGCACTGTATTACCAGGCCAACCGTTTTTGTTGCCGATAAGCAGACTAACGGTTATGGAAGACGAGGTCGCTCTTTTTATTCACCACCGACTACAGGCCTTTATCTCAGTATTATTCTGCCTAACCAACAACAAACTGTTATTCAACCCGGACTACTAACAACTGGGATTGCCGTGAGCATCACCCATGTGCTTGAAAAGTTTTATCCAAATAAAGAATTTCAGTTTAAATGGGTAAATGACATCTATCTAAATTATCATAAGGTGGGCGGAATTATTACGGAGTCCATTTTTGATCTTGAACTGGGGGCGGCCTCAGCTTTCATTGTTGGTGTGGGAATAAATTTAACAACTGTCAAGTTTCCAAAAGAGTTGGCAATCAAAGCCCAAGCTATCGATAATGACAATTCAGTTAACCGCAATCAATTAATTGCCGAAATAATCCAAGCAATTATAAACGGATTTTTAGACTATACGAACCCCCAACTATTGGCGGAGTACCGGAAAAAATCGATTGTTTTAGGAAAAGTGGTTTCTTTAAATACTGGGTCAGAAGTTATTCAGGGAGTTGCTCAGAAGATTGAAGATAATGGTGGTATAACCATTAAAAGGATAGATGGAACATTTCAAACCTTTACAAGCGGTGAAGTAATCAAAACTGGTTTTAAGTATAAAGGAGATCATATTGGATAG